In Desulfobulbus oralis, one DNA window encodes the following:
- a CDS encoding RHS domain-containing protein produces the protein MNNQSSYGYGSQNRRIRKTACTNTTYYLHDLENRLLAEISENGTVLREYVWLGQEPVVLREYELRPGLYFYINDHLGTPQRLIAGEGTAVWQATALPFGRTQVQLGTVQNNLRFPSRGEFKLQMHR, from the coding sequence TTGAATAATCAATCCAGCTACGGCTATGGCAGTCAGAACCGGCGTATTCGCAAGACCGCATGTACGAACACCACCTATTACCTCCATGATCTGGAGAACCGTCTGCTTGCGGAGATCTCCGAAAATGGTACCGTGCTCAGGGAATATGTCTGGCTGGGGCAGGAGCCTGTGGTGCTTCGGGAATACGAACTCCGGCCTGGCTTGTACTTCTACATCAACGATCACCTGGGCACGCCGCAGCGGCTGATTGCAGGAGAGGGCACAGCGGTCTGGCAGGCCACCGCCCTGCCCTTTGGCAGGACCCAGGTCCAACTCGGCACGGTGCAGAACAATCTGCGTTTCCCGAGCCGGGGTGAATTCAAATTGCAAATGCACCGGTGA
- a CDS encoding IS30 family transposase — translation MSHSHLTLEERIRIELFVSMGLSCREMARRLGRSHSTLSRELRRNSRSAKRGYCAQSAERRARKRRKRARHYRCMNRPGLLAWVDEKLRANWSPEQIAGRIRLEYPEDQSMRISTETIYRWVYAAAQFGDTSYSHLRRAHKGRRRQARYGQGRRLFPGRIDISERPGIVEFRTRFGDWEADLVCASKGKVALLSCTERKSRFLLLARVQDKTAASFNAALIPCLRAVPPKLRQTLALDNGSEMAGFRALEAATGLRTYFCKPHAPWQRGTNENEGGLLRQYFPRGISFHKITEAMVVKAAEQLNNRPRKCLHYQTPAEVFNQELTGAFAI, via the coding sequence ATGTCCCATAGCCATCTTACTCTGGAAGAACGCATCAGGATCGAACTCTTTGTGTCCATGGGCCTGAGCTGCCGGGAAATGGCCAGACGCCTGGGCAGGAGTCACAGCACGCTTTCCCGAGAGCTGCGCCGCAACTCCAGGTCTGCAAAAAGAGGCTATTGTGCGCAGAGCGCAGAGCGGCGTGCCCGGAAAAGACGAAAGAGAGCAAGGCATTACCGCTGTATGAATCGGCCCGGATTGCTCGCCTGGGTCGATGAAAAGTTACGCGCCAACTGGTCTCCCGAACAGATTGCGGGCCGCATCCGTCTGGAGTATCCAGAGGATCAAAGCATGCGTATCAGTACAGAGACTATCTACCGCTGGGTTTATGCAGCGGCACAATTCGGCGATACCAGCTACAGCCATTTACGCCGCGCCCACAAAGGCCGGAGGCGGCAAGCCAGGTATGGCCAGGGCCGGCGCCTGTTTCCCGGGCGTATCGATATCAGCGAGCGGCCGGGGATTGTGGAATTCAGAACCCGCTTTGGTGACTGGGAAGCAGACCTTGTCTGCGCCTCCAAAGGAAAAGTGGCGCTGCTCAGCTGTACCGAACGCAAGAGCCGCTTTCTCCTGCTGGCCAGGGTCCAGGACAAGACAGCCGCGTCCTTCAATGCGGCACTCATTCCCTGCCTGCGTGCTGTGCCGCCAAAGCTGCGGCAGACCCTGGCGCTGGATAATGGTTCGGAAATGGCAGGCTTCAGGGCTCTGGAGGCAGCCACTGGCCTGCGCACGTATTTTTGTAAACCACATGCGCCGTGGCAGCGTGGGACGAACGAAAACGAGGGCGGGCTTTTGCGGCAGTATTTTCCCAGGGGCATCAGCTTTCACAAGATCACGGAAGCAATGGTCGTTAAGGCGGCAGAACAACTGAATAACCGGCCGCGCAAATGTTTACACTACCAGACTCCCGCTGAGGTTTTTAACCAGGAACTCACCGGTGCATTTGCAATTTGA